One window of the Desulfobacterales bacterium genome contains the following:
- a CDS encoding FAD-dependent oxidoreductase, whose amino-acid sequence MLKKIQIEIDLDYINDCEFIKSKILNNINRNQSFKIIKKSIDSRKKTPKYVLTVEIFDKEIKFERSYSFKYQDVSSKKRVIIIGAGPAGYFAALELIELGIKPIIIERGKDIKNRRKNIKDIYKQGLINPDSNYCFGEGGAGAYSDGKLFTRSTKRGDINKFLKQLVFFGASNEILIDSNPHIGSNKLPKIIANIRNTILSCGGEIHFNSKVNGFIIKNNVLKSVSIEDKDEVYADAVILACGHSARDIFNIFLKNKILIEPKPFALGVRIEHPQELIDKIQYHHFPRHKNLPAASYRLNCQVNGRGVYSFCMCPGGMIIPASTAPNELVLNGMSLHKRASSYANSGIVTEIRLDDIAQNYQKYGPLAFLKFQESIEKNIFNSISDGSQKAPGQRITDFIKGKISSSIPKSSYLPGIKSLRIDKLLPDFIASSLKSAFIEFDKKKRGFITDEAIVLAVESRTSSPIKIPRDSKTLMHPQIKNLFPCGEGAGYAGGISSSAMDGQVIAQTIFNLIN is encoded by the coding sequence ATATTAAAAAAAATACAGATAGAAATTGATTTAGATTATATAAATGATTGTGAATTTATAAAATCCAAAATATTAAACAATATAAATAGAAATCAAAGTTTTAAAATAATAAAAAAATCAATTGATTCACGAAAAAAAACGCCTAAATATGTTTTAACTGTTGAAATATTTGATAAAGAAATCAAGTTTGAGCGCTCTTATAGTTTTAAATACCAAGATGTATCGTCAAAAAAGAGAGTAATTATAATTGGAGCCGGACCTGCCGGCTATTTTGCCGCTCTTGAACTTATTGAACTTGGTATTAAACCAATTATAATTGAACGCGGCAAAGATATTAAAAATAGACGTAAAAATATTAAAGATATATATAAACAAGGACTAATTAACCCTGATTCTAATTATTGTTTTGGAGAAGGTGGTGCTGGCGCATATTCAGATGGAAAGCTTTTTACCAGATCAACAAAAAGAGGTGATATCAATAAATTTCTGAAGCAACTTGTTTTTTTTGGAGCATCAAACGAAATATTAATTGATTCCAACCCCCATATAGGTTCAAATAAACTTCCAAAAATTATTGCAAATATACGAAATACTATTTTATCCTGCGGAGGAGAAATACATTTTAATTCAAAAGTTAATGGCTTTATAATTAAGAATAATGTTTTAAAGAGTGTATCAATTGAAGATAAAGACGAAGTTTATGCAGATGCAGTTATTTTAGCATGTGGACATTCTGCACGGGATATTTTTAATATATTTTTAAAAAATAAGATATTAATAGAACCAAAGCCTTTCGCTCTTGGCGTTAGAATTGAACATCCCCAAGAATTAATAGATAAAATTCAATATCATCATTTTCCAAGACATAAAAATCTTCCGGCAGCGAGCTATCGATTAAACTGTCAAGTAAATGGCCGCGGAGTATATTCTTTTTGTATGTGTCCAGGAGGAATGATTATTCCTGCTTCAACAGCTCCAAATGAGTTAGTTTTAAATGGTATGAGCCTTCATAAACGAGCATCATCTTATGCTAATTCCGGCATTGTTACAGAAATAAGATTAGACGATATTGCTCAAAATTATCAAAAATATGGGCCTTTAGCTTTTCTTAAATTTCAAGAATCAATCGAAAAAAATATTTTTAATTCAATATCAGATGGCTCGCAAAAAGCCCCTGGCCAAAGAATAACGGATTTTATAAAAGGAAAGATATCCTCTTCTATCCCTAAATCATCGTATCTGCCTGGAATTAAGTCTTTAAGAATAGATAAATTACTTCCTGATTTTATAGCATCAAGCTTAAAATCAGCATTTATTGAATTTGATAAAAAGAAAAGAGGATTTATTACAGATGAAGCAATAGTTCTTGCAGTTGAATCCAGAACAAGTTCTCCTATAAAAATTCCCAGAGATTCTAAAACTTTAATGCACCCTCAAATTAAAAATCTTTTTCCCTGCGGAGAAGGTGCTGGGTATGCTGGAGGAATATCTTCATCAGCAATGGACGGACAAGTTATTGCGCAAACAATTTTTAATCTTATAAATTAG
- the rsmG gene encoding 16S rRNA (guanine(527)-N(7))-methyltransferase RsmG — protein sequence MEDYESWKNFISTNAINMGINIDAFILEKFSIYAKELLFWNTKTNLTSITSPIEIAEKHFLDSAASLKYIKPNSHILDIGSGAGFPGVVLKIMDPSLRVTLIDSTRKKINFLNHINRVLKLTNITAAQIRIEDFAKIDANKNAFDVVISRAFSNINNFFSLSLPFVSNKGVIIAMKGAKLNEELSEVDISNIKIKNFDVDIFPYFLHYSQSKRNLAIFKKNKE from the coding sequence ATGGAAGATTATGAAAGCTGGAAAAATTTTATATCAACTAATGCTATTAACATGGGAATTAACATTGATGCTTTTATTTTAGAAAAATTTTCAATTTATGCTAAAGAGCTTCTTTTTTGGAATACAAAAACTAATCTCACGAGCATTACGTCCCCAATAGAAATAGCTGAAAAACATTTTTTAGATTCAGCAGCATCTTTAAAATATATAAAGCCCAATTCTCATATCCTTGATATAGGATCAGGAGCTGGATTTCCTGGAGTTGTTCTTAAAATTATGGATCCGTCGTTAAGAGTTACTTTAATTGATTCAACAAGAAAAAAAATAAATTTTTTAAACCACATTAATAGAGTTTTAAAACTTACTAATATAACAGCTGCGCAGATTAGAATTGAAGATTTTGCTAAAATTGATGCAAATAAGAATGCTTTTGATGTTGTTATTAGCCGAGCATTTTCTAATATTAATAATTTTTTTTCTTTATCTTTGCCCTTTGTTTCTAATAAAGGCGTAATAATAGCTATGAAAGGAGCTAAGCTTAATGAAGAGCTGTCTGAAGTAGATATATCTAACATTAAAATAAAAAATTTTGATGTTGATATTTTTCCATATTTTCTGCATTATTCGCAATCTAAAAGAAACTTGGCAATATTTAAAAAAAATAAGGAGTAA
- a CDS encoding OmpA family protein: MMLKKLFLFTLFFLLISITIGYGEPKFESLSKGIVDALSDDEEATTPSELKTISKNEQKSPKSVNLKIEFGSNSSKIRKESITLINELCSALNHEKLKNKKILIKGHTDSDGSESLNQKLSEERAKKVKSYLEEKCGITAERLKTLGIGEKEPIVPNNSKENKQKNRRVEIQVELEPVIEQAHPKTEEKGFRPLR, from the coding sequence ATGATGTTAAAAAAATTATTTTTATTTACACTGTTTTTTTTATTGATTTCAATTACTATTGGATATGGAGAACCAAAATTTGAAAGCCTTAGTAAAGGAATTGTTGATGCTTTGTCAGATGATGAAGAGGCGACTACACCTTCTGAATTAAAAACTATTTCAAAAAATGAGCAAAAAAGTCCTAAAAGCGTTAACCTTAAAATCGAATTTGGTTCTAATTCTTCTAAAATACGAAAAGAATCAATTACTCTTATAAATGAACTATGTTCTGCACTTAACCATGAAAAACTAAAAAATAAAAAAATTTTAATAAAAGGACATACAGACTCTGACGGTTCTGAATCCCTTAACCAAAAATTAAGCGAAGAACGGGCAAAAAAAGTTAAATCATATCTTGAGGAAAAATGTGGAATAACTGCTGAAAGGCTGAAAACATTGGGTATAGGAGAAAAAGAGCCTATAGTTCCTAATAATTCCAAAGAAAACAAACAAAAAAATAGAAGAGTTGAAATTCAAGTCGAGTTAGAGCCCGTTATAGAACAAGCTCATCCGAAAACCGAAGAAAAAGGTTTTAGACCTTTACGATAA
- a CDS encoding N-acetyltransferase, whose product MVRKAKLKDIKSIHGLLQFYGYKGELLPRPLSELYDHLRDFSVFEDTNENKILGCCALQICWDELAEVRSLAVEKQNWNKDIGTHLVESIIEEAKSYNISKVFTLTYKPDFFKRFGFKIVDRKELPLKIWGGCFFCVKFPDCDEIAMMKDIRF is encoded by the coding sequence ATGGTTAGAAAAGCTAAATTAAAAGACATTAAATCTATACATGGTCTTCTTCAATTTTATGGATATAAAGGAGAACTTTTACCAAGGCCTTTAAGCGAACTTTACGACCATTTACGGGATTTTTCCGTATTTGAAGATACAAATGAAAATAAGATACTTGGATGCTGTGCTTTACAAATTTGTTGGGATGAACTCGCTGAAGTAAGGTCATTAGCTGTAGAAAAACAAAACTGGAACAAAGATATAGGTACACATTTAGTCGAATCAATAATAGAAGAAGCAAAAAGCTATAACATATCTAAAGTTTTTACACTTACTTATAAACCAGATTTTTTTAAAAGATTTGGTTTTAAGATAGTAGATAGAAAAGAATTGCCTTTAAAAATATGGGGAGGCTGTTTTTTTTGTGTAAAATTTCCTGATTGCGATGAAATAGCCATGATGAAAGATATTCGGTTTTGA
- the selB gene encoding selenocysteine-specific translation elongation factor — protein sequence MNQIILGTAGHIDHGKTSLVKTLTGIDTDRLKEEKLRGITIELGFAHLNLPNGKQIGIVDVPGHEKFIKHMVAGATGIDIVVMIIAADEGVMPQTREHMEICSLLGIKHGFIALTKIDMVDEEWLELAKEDIKAFTKNSFLENAPIFPVSSLTGQGINDIVEYLEKISDAIQGRSSDGLFRLPVDRVFTMKGFGTVITGTLISGKVKVGDTIMIYPQLITSKVRGIQVYHQTSDTAYAGARTAINFQGLDKASINRGDVLSFPDALKTTYMIDAVMDYLKSNGKNLKNRTRVRVHTGSIEVLGNIILIDKEEVVPGERVFIQVRLDTPITCLRDDKFVIRGFSPVLTIGGGTILNPIPVKHKRLKQDVIDSFTTLLSGDLTDIILFHIKNSGYDGLSFSDIIIMTNLSEKSLNNITQNLLSKQQITQIDKENRIFLHKETIINLKDLAASYIDSFHKDNPLKTGMIKEELRSKLPSNVTVKFFNLMINQLINEKRIVQEEESVKLCSHSIKLESALSEIKQKILNIYEQNSLTPPYFKDIVNDLKINATKAKDVLMLLIEEGAIIKVQNDLYFSTNAINKLKEELISYLKANNEITMPQFKDMTGISRKYMIPLLEFFDSKNLTMRIGDTRKLRKVF from the coding sequence TTGAATCAAATTATTCTTGGAACAGCTGGTCATATTGACCATGGAAAAACAAGCCTTGTTAAAACTTTAACTGGTATAGATACAGACAGGCTTAAAGAAGAAAAATTACGCGGCATAACAATAGAGCTTGGGTTTGCACATCTTAATCTTCCAAACGGAAAACAAATAGGGATTGTGGATGTTCCGGGTCATGAGAAATTTATCAAGCACATGGTAGCTGGCGCTACTGGTATTGACATTGTTGTAATGATAATAGCGGCAGATGAAGGAGTAATGCCTCAAACCCGTGAACACATGGAAATATGTTCTTTATTAGGGATAAAACACGGGTTTATTGCTTTAACAAAAATAGATATGGTTGACGAAGAATGGCTTGAGCTTGCAAAGGAAGATATAAAGGCATTTACAAAAAACAGTTTTTTAGAAAATGCTCCAATTTTCCCTGTTTCCTCTTTAACTGGTCAGGGTATAAATGATATTGTAGAATATCTTGAAAAAATAAGTGATGCAATTCAGGGACGTTCGTCAGATGGACTTTTTAGGCTTCCGGTTGATAGAGTTTTTACAATGAAAGGTTTTGGTACTGTAATTACTGGAACTTTAATATCTGGCAAAGTAAAGGTTGGCGATACTATAATGATTTATCCTCAACTGATAACATCTAAAGTAAGGGGAATTCAAGTTTATCATCAGACTTCAGACACAGCCTATGCTGGAGCTCGAACTGCTATAAATTTTCAAGGACTTGATAAAGCTTCAATAAATAGAGGAGATGTTCTTTCTTTTCCTGATGCTTTAAAAACTACTTACATGATTGATGCTGTAATGGATTATCTTAAAAGCAATGGTAAAAACTTAAAAAACAGGACAAGGGTTAGAGTTCATACAGGAAGTATTGAAGTTTTAGGCAATATAATTTTAATCGATAAAGAAGAAGTAGTTCCGGGCGAAAGGGTATTTATTCAAGTAAGGCTTGATACGCCTATTACTTGCTTAAGAGACGATAAATTTGTAATTAGAGGTTTTTCACCTGTTCTTACAATCGGAGGAGGAACGATATTAAATCCAATCCCTGTAAAACATAAACGATTAAAACAAGATGTAATTGATAGTTTTACAACTCTCTTATCTGGGGATTTAACAGACATTATCCTTTTTCATATCAAAAATTCAGGATATGACGGATTATCTTTTAGCGATATAATTATAATGACTAATCTTTCTGAAAAAAGTTTAAATAATATTACTCAAAACCTTTTATCTAAACAACAGATTACTCAAATTGATAAAGAAAATAGAATATTTCTCCATAAAGAAACCATTATAAATTTAAAAGATCTTGCCGCAAGCTATATTGACTCTTTTCATAAGGATAATCCTTTAAAAACAGGCATGATCAAGGAAGAACTTAGATCCAAACTTCCTTCCAATGTTACGGTAAAATTCTTTAATTTAATGATTAATCAACTTATTAATGAAAAAAGAATAGTTCAGGAAGAAGAATCTGTAAAATTATGTTCCCATTCCATTAAACTTGAATCTGCTCTTTCAGAAATAAAACAAAAAATACTTAATATCTACGAACAAAACAGCCTAACGCCACCTTATTTTAAAGACATAGTCAATGATTTAAAGATTAATGCTACTAAGGCTAAAGATGTGTTAATGCTTCTTATTGAAGAAGGCGCTATAATAAAAGTACAAAATGATTTATATTTTAGCACCAATGCGATCAATAAGTTAAAGGAAGAATTAATTTCTTATCTTAAAGCCAATAACGAAATAACTATGCCTCAATTTAAAGACATGACAGGTATTTCAAGAAAATATATGATTCCGTTGCTTGAATTTTTTGATTCTAAAAATCTTACAATGAGAATCGGAGATACGAGAAAATTGAGAAAGGTATTTTAA
- a CDS encoding formylglycine-generating enzyme family protein has product MIGENIITLQVTDGSGLSGNSKINIIIPEIITNSIGMTFVLIPAGDFIMGSPENEIGRDEDESQHKVTISKSFYMQTTEVTQGQWKAVMEGNPSLFSNCGDDCPVEMVSWEDCQLFISKLNAMENHNLYRLPTEAEWEYSARAGTTTALPNGDITVTDCNYDSNLDKIGWYCYNSGSKTHPVAQKQANLWGLYDMHGNVWEWCSDWYDSYPSTVVIDPTGASTGPSRVIRGGDWNDDALYCRSAYRGYDSPSPRISSIGTRLVRIP; this is encoded by the coding sequence ATGATTGGGGAAAATATAATAACTTTACAAGTAACCGACGGCTCGGGTTTAAGCGGTAATTCTAAAATTAATATAATTATTCCTGAAATAATTACAAATAGTATTGGAATGACTTTCGTATTGATACCTGCGGGCGATTTTATAATGGGAAGTCCAGAAAATGAGATTGGGAGGGATGAGGATGAGAGTCAACATAAAGTAACAATAAGTAAATCTTTTTATATGCAAACTACAGAAGTTACTCAAGGACAATGGAAAGCTGTAATGGAAGGTAATCCATCTCTTTTCAGTAACTGCGGAGACGATTGTCCAGTTGAAATGGTTAGCTGGGAAGATTGTCAGCTATTTATCTCAAAATTGAATGCTATGGAAAATCACAATTTGTATAGACTGCCTACTGAGGCGGAGTGGGAATATTCCGCTAGAGCTGGAACAACAACGGCATTGCCTAATGGCGATATAACTGTAACGGACTGCAATTATGATTCTAATTTGGATAAGATAGGGTGGTATTGTTATAATTCTGGAAGTAAGACTCATCCAGTAGCGCAAAAGCAGGCAAATTTATGGGGGCTGTATGATATGCATGGGAACGTATGGGAGTGGTGTTCAGACTGGTATGATAGCTATCCATCTACTGTCGTTATAGATCCTACTGGTGCATCAACTGGTCCTTCCCGCGTAATAAGGGGCGGCGACTGGAACGACGACGCTCTGTACTGCCGTTCGGCTTATCGTGGTTACGATTCTCCGTCTCCACGTATCAGCAGTATAGGCACGCGCCTGGTTAGGATACCTTAG
- a CDS encoding hydrogenase iron-sulfur subunit, with translation MNNKDTSPIKLTVFHCINSFGNDMPLNAIEDVNLQFVKMSCSSMVKDVFLLRAFESGADGVLVLVCPEQACRHIEGSKRAKKRVERVKKILNEIKINSERLSIFNVSPNNKNDILKIIQEAVINIKDLVILKN, from the coding sequence ATGAATAATAAAGATACATCACCTATTAAGCTTACAGTATTTCATTGCATCAATTCCTTTGGAAATGACATGCCTCTTAATGCAATTGAAGATGTGAATTTACAATTTGTCAAAATGTCCTGTTCCAGTATGGTGAAGGATGTTTTTTTGCTCCGTGCCTTTGAATCTGGTGCGGATGGGGTTTTGGTACTTGTATGTCCAGAACAAGCGTGCAGGCATATAGAAGGCAGCAAAAGGGCAAAAAAAAGAGTTGAAAGGGTTAAAAAAATTCTGAATGAAATTAAAATAAATTCAGAAAGGCTATCAATTTTTAATGTTTCACCGAACAATAAAAATGATATTTTAAAAATAATTCAGGAAGCAGTTATAAATATTAAAGATTTAGTTATTTTAAAAAATTAA
- a CDS encoding methylenetetrahydrofolate reductase C-terminal domain-containing protein, which translates to MIVGEQKPIAEIMEIIEPYKKILILGCGTCVKTCFAGGEDEVAVLASTIRLVCKKDGKEIKKITEQTVERQCENEFIQEASQNISQNEAVLSLACGAGVQAIAKRFPKAPVLPGINTTFIGIQEKHGIFTEECQGCGDCKLGRFGAICPITRCSKKLLNGPCGGSQKGKCEVNANTDCAWQLIIDRLTDLGQLNNLIDYIPPKNWQSSISGGPRTLIREDHIV; encoded by the coding sequence ATGATAGTTGGCGAACAAAAACCGATTGCAGAAATCATGGAAATCATAGAGCCGTATAAAAAAATACTAATTTTAGGATGCGGCACTTGTGTTAAAACCTGTTTTGCCGGTGGAGAAGACGAAGTAGCAGTTCTTGCCTCAACAATACGCCTTGTATGTAAAAAAGACGGCAAAGAAATAAAAAAAATTACCGAACAAACAGTTGAGCGTCAGTGTGAAAATGAGTTTATTCAGGAAGCATCTCAAAATATTTCCCAAAATGAGGCTGTTTTATCTTTAGCTTGCGGAGCTGGTGTTCAGGCTATTGCAAAAAGATTTCCAAAAGCGCCCGTTCTGCCGGGTATAAACACGACTTTTATTGGTATTCAAGAAAAACACGGCATTTTTACCGAAGAGTGTCAAGGCTGTGGTGATTGTAAACTTGGAAGATTCGGAGCTATATGTCCGATTACCAGATGTTCTAAAAAACTTTTAAATGGACCTTGCGGAGGTTCTCAAAAAGGAAAATGCGAAGTTAATGCGAATACAGACTGTGCATGGCAGTTAATTATTGACAGACTTACAGATCTTGGTCAGTTGAATAATTTAATAGATTACATTCCTCCTAAAAATTGGCAATCAAGTATTTCTGGAGGACCAAGAACACTTATCAGAGAGGATCATATTGTATGA
- a CDS encoding methylenetetrahydrofolate reductase translates to MTNISNLQKVLKEGKFAVTAECGPPRGANTAVVNKKAGLIKGFVDAVNVTDNQTAIVRMSSIAACSHLIQAGCEPIMQMVVRDRNRIALQSDILGAWSLGIKNILCLSGDHQTFGSQPDALNVFDIDSMHLIRTVKNMRDEGKDMSGFNLDEPPRMFIGAAANPFADPFEYRVIRLAKKIDAGADFIQTQCIYNMDRFKKWIRLADDEGLTDKVHILAGVTPLKSAGMAKYMKNKVAGMDVPDSVIKRMESVPKEKASEEGIKICLETIAELREIKGVHGIHLMAIEWEEKVAEIVKNAGLMPRS, encoded by the coding sequence ATGACAAATATAAGTAATTTGCAGAAAGTTTTAAAAGAAGGAAAATTCGCAGTTACCGCTGAATGCGGTCCTCCTCGTGGAGCGAATACAGCGGTTGTTAACAAGAAAGCCGGACTTATAAAAGGTTTTGTTGATGCTGTTAATGTAACAGACAATCAGACTGCAATTGTAAGGATGTCTTCGATAGCAGCTTGCAGCCATTTAATACAGGCAGGATGCGAGCCTATAATGCAAATGGTTGTGCGTGACCGTAACCGTATTGCCTTACAGTCAGATATATTAGGAGCATGGTCATTGGGAATTAAAAATATTTTATGTCTTTCAGGAGACCATCAAACATTTGGAAGTCAGCCTGACGCATTGAATGTTTTTGATATTGATTCTATGCATCTTATACGAACAGTTAAAAACATGCGTGACGAAGGCAAAGATATGAGCGGATTTAATTTAGATGAACCTCCACGTATGTTTATTGGTGCAGCGGCTAATCCTTTTGCAGACCCTTTTGAATATCGTGTTATTAGACTTGCTAAAAAAATAGACGCTGGAGCTGATTTTATTCAGACTCAATGTATATATAATATGGATAGGTTTAAAAAGTGGATAAGATTAGCTGATGATGAAGGCTTAACTGATAAAGTTCATATATTAGCTGGAGTTACACCTTTAAAATCAGCAGGTATGGCAAAATATATGAAAAACAAAGTAGCTGGTATGGATGTGCCTGATTCAGTTATTAAAAGAATGGAAAGCGTTCCAAAAGAGAAGGCTTCTGAAGAGGGTATAAAAATATGTCTTGAGACTATTGCTGAACTTCGCGAAATAAAAGGAGTTCACGGCATTCATCTTATGGCTATTGAGTGGGAAGAAAAGGTTGCTGAAATTGTTAAAAATGCTGGGCTTATGCCGCGCTCGTAA
- a CDS encoding alpha-hydroxy-acid oxidizing protein: MNKLPEIKETPSRFRNTIGKYIIKRSSKCISCGLCAKLCPYGVHLRYDNYSKPIRPIEHKCIGFECKNNEYYCIDKCPQQALTLRLNPILETMGDYRWTSEMLIAHFEMAETGNLPNVKLEYDLGNSGGGFDKIRFINPDADKYINISDEEIDTSVQLNKTGDDRPVTTISIPCYGGGMSYGSTALPVMVGRARAAKVLNTLTCTGEGGYPPELLPYKEHVITQVATGLFGVREETIKYSPVMEFKYAQGAKPGLGGHLLGAKVTPAVAAMRETVVGSSLFSPFPFHSVYSVEDHKKHVDWMKEINHDVLVSVKVSTPIDVDMVAIGAYYAGAHIIHIDGSYGGTGAAPDIAKKNIAMPIEYAIPKVHRFLLNEGVRDKICLIASGGIRNAMDVVKAIALGADGVVIGTAEIVALECVRCTNCESGRGCARGIATTDPELGYMITEEYTEQRIVNMYMAWRKQWCEILRSFGMKSLKELVGRSDILVHLDYLDESERAKYKPAPNVEMVI, from the coding sequence ATGAATAAATTGCCAGAAATAAAAGAAACCCCTTCAAGGTTTCGCAATACTATTGGTAAATATATAATAAAAAGAAGTTCTAAATGTATATCATGCGGGCTGTGCGCAAAGCTTTGTCCTTATGGTGTGCATCTAAGATATGATAATTATTCAAAACCAATTCGTCCTATTGAGCATAAATGTATAGGTTTTGAATGCAAGAACAACGAGTATTATTGTATTGATAAATGCCCTCAACAAGCTTTAACGCTTCGCCTTAATCCTATTTTAGAAACAATGGGAGATTACCGATGGACATCTGAAATGCTTATCGCTCATTTTGAAATGGCTGAAACAGGTAATCTGCCTAATGTTAAGCTTGAATACGATCTTGGAAACTCAGGAGGAGGGTTTGATAAAATACGTTTTATTAATCCTGATGCGGATAAATACATTAATATAAGCGATGAAGAAATTGATACAAGCGTTCAATTAAATAAAACAGGAGATGATCGCCCCGTAACAACTATTTCTATACCGTGTTATGGCGGAGGTATGTCGTACGGTTCAACAGCACTTCCAGTAATGGTTGGAAGAGCCAGAGCCGCGAAAGTGTTAAACACATTGACGTGCACTGGAGAAGGAGGATATCCGCCAGAACTTTTGCCTTATAAAGAACATGTAATTACGCAAGTTGCAACAGGTCTTTTTGGTGTGCGTGAGGAAACAATCAAGTATTCTCCTGTGATGGAATTTAAATATGCACAAGGAGCAAAACCAGGGCTTGGAGGACATCTTTTAGGCGCAAAAGTTACTCCGGCTGTAGCAGCAATGCGTGAAACAGTAGTTGGAAGTTCTTTGTTTTCGCCATTTCCTTTTCATAGCGTTTATTCTGTTGAAGACCATAAAAAGCATGTGGATTGGATGAAAGAAATTAATCATGATGTTCTTGTCTCAGTTAAAGTTTCAACTCCTATTGATGTTGATATGGTTGCTATAGGTGCATATTACGCTGGAGCTCATATAATTCATATAGATGGAAGTTACGGAGGAACAGGCGCTGCTCCAGACATAGCAAAAAAGAATATAGCTATGCCCATTGAATATGCAATCCCTAAAGTTCACAGGTTTTTACTCAATGAAGGAGTTCGAGATAAAATATGCCTGATAGCAAGCGGTGGTATCCGTAATGCAATGGATGTAGTTAAGGCAATTGCTCTTGGCGCTGACGGTGTAGTTATTGGAACAGCCGAGATCGTAGCTCTTGAATGTGTGCGATGCACTAATTGTGAAAGCGGACGTGGTTGTGCTCGCGGAATTGCTACAACAGACCCTGAACTCGGATATATGATAACTGAAGAATATACTGAACAACGTATTGTTAATATGTATATGGCTTGGCGTAAACAATGGTGCGAAATTTTAAGAAGTTTCGGCATGAAAAGCTTAAAAGAACTTGTAGGTAGAAGCGATATTCTTGTGCATCTTGATTATCTTGATGAGAGTGAAAGAGCAAAATATAAACCCGCCCCAAACGTAGAGATGGTTATTTAG